One stretch of Streptomyces sp. NBC_01363 DNA includes these proteins:
- a CDS encoding FHA domain-containing protein has product MENHLTTDFSAACFLVDLSNVVRNRTLGEPGARSLRRLRLLVEAAEELARDPDVKLYLVADAGLRLGGRREFTDPADIRLLGRWVDRGLVEELPDADDRLLELCAYTGIPVITGDRFRGHRESHPWLQGNTDDFLEPVPARGGKVRLVPVDMGVASALDISRKMEEDVLKKMGLLGPHRSPRFDVVSRNWRCEDRRCTLYDTHKGSAALLPRVLRGVPHCQSHGTPLVDDGPRTATVQLKLLVEGDVKARFTLEDGTNVRVGRAPGEGGIALHGLVPERRTAGLSRAHVELRVTGGIVHVRDHSTYGTRWRSTAGKTGPGPWKALGAAERQYHGGDELELVEGVVLARSGRRFPTELAQKWQRRQPPPPDAAGETRMY; this is encoded by the coding sequence ATGGAGAACCACCTCACCACGGACTTCAGTGCAGCCTGCTTCCTGGTGGATCTTTCCAACGTCGTGCGCAACCGCACGCTGGGCGAACCCGGTGCACGCTCGCTGCGCCGGCTGCGGCTCCTCGTGGAGGCCGCCGAGGAGCTCGCCCGGGATCCGGACGTCAAGCTGTATCTGGTCGCCGATGCCGGCCTGCGGCTCGGCGGGCGGCGGGAGTTCACCGATCCCGCCGACATCCGGCTGCTCGGCCGCTGGGTGGACCGCGGCCTGGTCGAGGAGCTGCCGGACGCCGACGACCGCCTGCTCGAACTGTGCGCGTACACCGGCATCCCCGTCATCACCGGCGACCGTTTCCGCGGCCATCGCGAGTCGCACCCCTGGCTCCAGGGCAATACGGACGACTTCCTGGAGCCGGTCCCGGCGCGCGGCGGCAAGGTCCGGCTGGTCCCCGTCGACATGGGGGTGGCCAGCGCGCTGGACATCTCCAGGAAGATGGAGGAGGACGTGCTGAAGAAGATGGGGCTGCTGGGCCCCCACCGCAGCCCTCGCTTCGACGTGGTCAGCCGCAACTGGCGCTGCGAGGACCGCCGTTGCACGCTCTACGACACCCACAAGGGCAGCGCCGCCCTGTTGCCGCGCGTCCTCAGGGGCGTACCCCACTGCCAGAGCCACGGCACCCCGCTGGTCGACGACGGCCCACGCACCGCGACCGTCCAGCTGAAGCTCCTGGTGGAGGGTGATGTGAAGGCCCGGTTCACCCTGGAGGACGGCACGAACGTGAGGGTGGGCAGGGCGCCCGGCGAAGGTGGCATAGCTCTGCACGGCCTGGTCCCGGAGCGCCGCACCGCCGGCCTCAGCCGCGCCCATGTCGAGCTGCGGGTGACCGGCGGCATCGTCCACGTACGCGACCACAGCACCTACGGCACCCGGTGGCGCTCGACGGCCGGGAAAACGGGTCCGGGCCCGTGGAAGGCGCTCGGCGCGGCCGAGCGGCAGTACCACGGCGGGGACGAACTCGAACTGGTCGAGGGCGTGGTCCTGGCCCGCAGCGGCCGCCGCTTCCCGACCGAACTGGCCCAGAAATGGCAACGCCGCCAACCGCCCCCGCCGGACGCGGCGGGCGAAACCCGCATGTACTGA
- a CDS encoding ABC transporter permease: MVSQTATPAAPADTPAGAPFPVYAPGELAALAARHGLTMSGARPSLVAYIRQLWGRRHFITAFATAKLTAQYSQAKLGQIWQIMTPLLNATVYYFIFGVLMNTKRNVEDFVPFLVTGVFIWTFTSSSITAGTRAISGNLGLVRALHFPRASLPIALALQQLQQLLFSLGALVLILVGFGQFPKPSWLLAVPALLLQAVFNTGVSMVVARLAARTPDIAQLMPFILRTWMYASGVMWSVDTMLKGDRVPHYVMVMLECNPAAVFIDLMRFALIDSFGASHLPPHVWAIAAGWALVCGVGGFVYFWQAEERYGRG, from the coding sequence GTGGTGAGCCAGACAGCAACCCCAGCGGCCCCGGCCGACACCCCTGCCGGTGCGCCCTTCCCGGTGTACGCACCGGGCGAGCTCGCCGCGCTCGCCGCCCGGCACGGACTGACGATGAGCGGGGCCCGGCCCTCGCTGGTGGCGTACATCCGGCAGCTGTGGGGACGCCGGCACTTCATCACGGCGTTCGCCACCGCCAAGCTGACCGCCCAGTACAGCCAGGCGAAGCTCGGCCAGATCTGGCAGATCATGACGCCGCTGCTGAACGCGACGGTCTACTACTTCATCTTCGGCGTCCTGATGAACACCAAGCGCAACGTCGAGGACTTCGTGCCGTTCCTCGTCACCGGCGTCTTCATCTGGACCTTCACCAGCAGCTCGATCACCGCGGGCACCCGTGCGATCAGCGGCAATCTGGGGCTCGTCCGGGCGCTGCACTTCCCGCGCGCCTCGCTGCCGATCGCCCTGGCCCTGCAACAGCTCCAGCAGCTGCTGTTCTCGCTGGGCGCGCTGGTGCTGATCCTGGTGGGGTTCGGGCAGTTCCCCAAGCCGTCCTGGCTGCTGGCCGTCCCGGCGCTGCTCCTGCAGGCCGTGTTCAACACCGGTGTCTCCATGGTGGTGGCGCGGCTGGCCGCCCGGACGCCGGACATCGCCCAGCTGATGCCGTTCATCCTGCGCACCTGGATGTACGCGTCCGGGGTCATGTGGAGCGTGGACACGATGCTCAAGGGCGACCGGGTTCCGCACTACGTGATGGTGATGCTGGAGTGCAATCCGGCCGCCGTCTTCATCGATCTGATGCGGTTCGCGCTCATCGACAGCTTCGGCGCGTCCCACCTCCCGCCGCATGTATGGGCCATCGCCGCGGGCTGGGCTCTGGTGTGCGGGGTCGGCGGGTTCGTGTACTTCTGGCAGGCGGAGGAGCGGTACGGACGTGGCTGA
- a CDS encoding bifunctional glycosyltransferase family 2 protein/CDP-glycerol:glycerophosphate glycerophosphotransferase: protein MLLSVVVPVHRVQGYLRATCESVLGQVPGEPELLVVDDGSRDGSARIAAEFARRDPRVRVITLPEHLGAGPARNAGAAAARGRYLLFLDGDDLLRPGALTEITGRLTASDPDVLLLGHDRVDWWGEVSAPRPTGSGPAADGLSTAVPRLFRRAFWTGHGLRFTDGPYADVLPVHRATLLAADAGTLDTLDRVCVRHRVRRSGTPATTPGRHHFAILDAYRRLLAETGDDPRIRSARTRHLLAVLDDPGRIAPGDRAAFHHAAELPGSYTAHRVREAADAARSRTRAALVRGRRTLRAGLTRAVYRTDLLRPLDPNLAVYGAYWNRGAACNPAAIHAKALELAPHVQGVWAVSSRHRERLPSGTPYVIEGSLAYWRVMATATYLINNSSFPGGFTKRPGQCYLQTHHGTPLKTMGLDQRGYPALTNGISFEKIVAHADQWDFSLSANPHTTEIWDRVYPSGYEHLNLGYPRNDIFFTATPERTAAIRREFSLDPDRTVLLYAPTHRDYRKGFVPQLDLERLARELGPQYVVLVRAHYFYGGSARPAGARVVDVTEHPSVEELCLVSDALITDYSSLMFDYACLDRPIISHAPDWAAYRASRGTYFDLLSGRPGDTPGAVATTEDELLELFRTGEWRSARTARLRAAFRERFCPYDDGHAAERVVRRLFLGETEIPIGTESPGDAERGRTATGAQPMSPVRERPRPVTPGPSRG, encoded by the coding sequence ATGCTTCTCAGTGTTGTCGTGCCCGTCCACCGGGTTCAGGGCTACCTCCGGGCGACCTGCGAGTCCGTGCTCGGCCAGGTTCCCGGTGAGCCGGAGCTGCTCGTCGTGGACGACGGGTCCCGGGACGGCAGCGCGCGGATCGCCGCCGAGTTCGCGCGGCGCGACCCCCGGGTCAGGGTGATCACCCTTCCCGAGCACCTCGGCGCGGGCCCGGCCCGCAACGCCGGGGCGGCCGCGGCGCGCGGACGGTATCTGCTCTTCCTCGACGGCGACGACCTGCTGCGACCGGGCGCACTGACGGAGATCACCGGCCGGCTGACCGCGAGCGATCCGGACGTCCTCCTCCTCGGACACGACCGCGTCGACTGGTGGGGCGAGGTCTCGGCCCCGCGGCCGACGGGGTCCGGCCCCGCGGCCGACGGCCTCTCCACCGCCGTCCCGCGACTCTTCCGCCGCGCCTTCTGGACCGGGCACGGGCTCCGCTTCACCGACGGCCCCTACGCTGACGTGCTCCCCGTGCACCGGGCCACCCTCCTCGCCGCCGACGCCGGCACGCTCGACACCCTCGACCGGGTCTGCGTCCGCCACCGGGTCCGTCGCTCCGGCACCCCCGCCACCACGCCGGGCCGCCACCACTTCGCGATCCTGGACGCGTACCGGCGGCTGCTCGCCGAGACCGGTGACGACCCCCGGATCCGTTCGGCGCGCACCCGCCATCTGCTCGCCGTCCTCGACGACCCCGGGCGGATCGCCCCCGGCGACCGCGCCGCCTTCCACCACGCCGCCGAACTCCCCGGCAGCTACACCGCCCACCGCGTCCGGGAAGCCGCCGACGCCGCCCGAAGCCGCACCCGGGCCGCCCTGGTCCGCGGCAGGAGAACGCTCCGGGCCGGCCTCACCCGCGCCGTCTACCGCACCGACCTGCTGCGCCCGCTGGACCCGAACCTCGCGGTGTACGGCGCCTACTGGAACCGCGGGGCCGCCTGCAACCCGGCCGCGATCCACGCCAAGGCCCTCGAACTCGCCCCGCACGTCCAGGGCGTCTGGGCGGTCTCCTCCCGGCACCGCGAGCGCCTGCCGTCCGGCACCCCGTACGTCATCGAGGGGTCCCTCGCCTACTGGCGGGTCATGGCCACCGCCACGTATCTGATCAACAACTCCAGCTTCCCCGGCGGCTTCACCAAGCGCCCCGGCCAGTGCTACCTCCAGACCCACCACGGCACCCCGCTGAAGACCATGGGCCTGGACCAGCGCGGCTACCCGGCCCTCACCAACGGCATCAGCTTCGAGAAGATCGTCGCCCACGCCGACCAGTGGGACTTCTCCCTCTCCGCCAACCCCCACACCACCGAGATCTGGGACCGGGTCTACCCCTCCGGGTACGAGCATCTGAACCTCGGCTACCCGCGCAACGACATCTTCTTCACCGCCACCCCGGAGCGGACCGCCGCGATCCGGCGGGAATTCTCCCTCGACCCGGACCGGACCGTGCTGCTGTACGCGCCCACCCACCGCGACTACCGCAAGGGCTTCGTCCCCCAGCTCGACCTGGAACGCCTGGCCCGCGAACTCGGCCCGCAGTACGTGGTGCTGGTCCGCGCGCACTACTTCTACGGCGGCTCGGCCCGGCCGGCCGGGGCCCGGGTGGTGGACGTGACGGAACATCCCTCCGTCGAGGAACTCTGCCTGGTCTCCGACGCGTTGATCACCGACTACTCGTCGCTGATGTTCGACTACGCCTGCCTGGACCGTCCGATCATCAGCCACGCCCCGGACTGGGCCGCCTACCGGGCCTCGCGCGGCACCTACTTCGACCTGCTCTCGGGACGCCCCGGCGACACCCCGGGCGCCGTCGCCACCACCGAGGACGAACTGCTGGAGCTGTTCCGGACCGGCGAGTGGCGCTCGGCGCGGACGGCCCGGCTGCGGGCGGCGTTCCGGGAGCGCTTCTGCCCGTACGACGACGGGCACGCGGCCGAGCGCGTGGTGCGCCGGCTGTTCCTGGGCGAGACGGAGATCCCGATCGGGACGGAGTCCCCGGGCGACGCGGAGCGGGGCCGGACGGCAACCGGGGCGCAGCCGATGTCACCCGTTCGGGAGAGACCGCGACCGGTGACCCCCGGCCCGTCACGGGGTTGA
- a CDS encoding TetR/AcrR family transcriptional regulator — MTTDPGTRRRVPAGAAVLREDVTDAIRGAVFEELAAVGFARMSMEGIARRAGVGKTAVYRRWKSKLALVLDLVSAVAVQGMPAPATGSLYGDVRAVLELASYALRHPVASQVIPDLLVEAARNPEISDTIKAALLDPQQGIAAVVVRDAVARGELPEGSDPDRALDLIVGPLYWRLAVVRAPLPKGYLDDLAASAVAALKS; from the coding sequence ATGACCACCGACCCGGGAACCCGCCGCCGTGTCCCCGCCGGAGCCGCCGTGCTGCGCGAGGACGTCACCGATGCGATTCGCGGCGCCGTCTTCGAGGAGCTGGCCGCGGTGGGCTTCGCCCGGATGTCGATGGAGGGGATCGCGCGGCGCGCGGGCGTCGGCAAGACCGCCGTGTACCGCCGCTGGAAGTCCAAGCTGGCCCTGGTCCTCGACCTGGTGTCCGCCGTCGCGGTCCAGGGCATGCCGGCTCCGGCCACCGGTTCGCTGTACGGGGACGTCCGGGCCGTGCTCGAACTCGCCTCCTACGCCCTGCGCCACCCCGTCGCCTCGCAGGTCATCCCGGACCTCTTGGTCGAGGCGGCCCGCAACCCGGAGATCTCCGACACGATCAAGGCCGCCCTGCTGGACCCGCAGCAGGGCATCGCCGCCGTGGTCGTACGGGACGCCGTGGCCCGCGGCGAGCTGCCCGAGGGCAGCGACCCGGACCGGGCTCTGGACCTGATCGTCGGCCCGCTCTACTGGCGGCTCGCCGTCGTCCGCGCCCCGCTGCCCAAGGGCTACCTCGACGACCTGGCGGCGTCGGCCGTCGCCGCCCTCAAGAGCTGA
- a CDS encoding ABC transporter ATP-binding protein, which produces MADNNERVPTVVVDDVHITYKVNGARTGKGSATSALSRIVSRRQAPGVREVHAVKGVSFAAYKGEAIGLIGSNGSGKSTLLKAIAGLLPATKGRVHTQGQPSLLGVNAALMSDLTGERNVVLGGLAMGMTRAQIRERYEGIVDFSGINEKGDFITLPMRTYSSGMGARLRFSIAAAKSHDVLLIDEALSTGDARFQRRSKERIIELRKEAGTVFLVSHSNKSITETCDRAIWLEAGTLRMDGPADEVVAAYEKFTSGKK; this is translated from the coding sequence ATGGCTGACAACAACGAGCGGGTACCGACCGTCGTCGTGGACGACGTCCACATCACGTACAAGGTCAACGGCGCCCGCACCGGAAAGGGCAGCGCCACCTCGGCGCTGAGCCGGATCGTCTCGCGCCGACAGGCCCCCGGTGTGCGCGAGGTGCACGCCGTCAAGGGGGTGAGCTTCGCGGCGTACAAGGGTGAGGCCATCGGCCTGATCGGCTCCAACGGCTCGGGGAAGTCGACCCTGCTCAAGGCCATCGCCGGTCTGCTGCCCGCCACGAAGGGCCGGGTGCACACCCAGGGCCAGCCCTCGCTGCTCGGGGTGAACGCGGCGCTGATGAGCGATCTGACCGGCGAGCGCAACGTGGTGCTCGGCGGCCTCGCGATGGGCATGACGCGCGCCCAGATCCGCGAGCGCTACGAGGGGATCGTCGACTTCTCCGGCATCAACGAGAAGGGCGACTTCATCACCCTGCCGATGCGCACGTACTCCTCCGGCATGGGCGCCCGGCTGCGCTTCTCGATCGCGGCCGCCAAGAGCCACGACGTCCTCCTGATCGACGAGGCGCTGTCCACCGGCGACGCCAGGTTCCAGCGGCGCAGCAAGGAACGGATCATCGAGCTGCGCAAGGAGGCCGGCACGGTCTTCCTGGTCAGCCACAGCAACAAGTCGATCACCGAGACCTGCGACCGGGCGATCTGGCTGGAGGCGGGAACGCTGCGGATGGACGGTCCGGCGGACGAGGTCGTGGCGGCGTACGAGAAGTTCACCTCCGGCAAGAAGTAG
- a CDS encoding CDP-glycerol glycerophosphotransferase family protein, producing the protein MKPRLSVVVPVHNVEDYLEDCLRSVAEQSVTDIEVVLVDDGSTDSSTAIAEDFAARDRRFRFVRRPNGGLSAARNTGVRHTTPDVPYLAFVDSDDIVVHDAYARMLASLESTGSDLATGNVWRLNEQGRQQAWQYRWLTGTRARTHISRDPRLLADRVAWNKVFRRSFWDRHAFTFPEGKLYEDTPVMIPAHYLAGSVDVLHEHVYYWRVREGSITRRRTDVTGVRDRIAACEQVSAFLAGRGGVANGGARRRYDLSCLRDDFVYFLEGLALGGPGYREAFMADAGAFLDRMERMDGASRADRAVAHELPAELRIKWRLVKERRLPELLEVLAFERANGAGTFTVGGVPGRRQAGFPGIPDTTRLARADLPAVARLLEARWSDDGKLRLRGYAYIRNLPAATPRHSLKVGMVRAAGGQQLRTVPVRGVPAPEATVDSGQQVHGYDHSGFEMTLDPRRLRPGGWLVGMMVAAQGTVRRVAVRAVEAGAVQPLVHDLGDGRRAVLDYRDGRLRLTLAQLPARCETHRFGEDLELTGRLYGGARPKALVLTCEGVADQEFGHPVECRPDGRFTVRIPLADLAGMAAAPPAPHRAPREVEPEPGGRWRARLVMADGSRVPLAAAGESAPPVVADAAGELVLDLSGQPFVDGAVWTPDGALRVEGVTGAGTGVRQDKGPDRLVLRHEALRETVSVPVTHDERRARGARGEAREGGGGGCRFSAFLAPSVAAGLHEGRWDAYLGGRPVRVLTSLAARLPLRRSVPVAAAPVPGREFALDRRSGDRLTVLAGPVLAPAERGAYRRAELRATHYPARRAMPLRDAVLYTGGDSPRAVHAELLRRGVESEHLWVTDGVHGHVPPTAVPVVEHSAAWYEALARSRRIVTAEQLPEWFERRPGQTVVQTWHGTPLGRFGTDLDGTLYADHQQLATLAHRSAQWSVLVSPSSHSTPLLRRALGYRGEVLEAGSPANDLLFSADRAKTAERVRHRLGIPDGRRVVLYAPTYRDQLAHPSGTDERPRYRWDPALDPAALARSIGDVHTVLVRRHPRVTGSVPQRPGVRDVSAHPDTAELLLIADVLVTDYAGLMFDFAHTGRPMLFHTYDLEHYRDTVRGFCLDFETRAPGPLLADADEIAVCLRDTGTLDASSAQHAAAYESFRRDFCDLDDGGAAARVANRLLAEG; encoded by the coding sequence ATGAAGCCGCGCCTCAGTGTCGTCGTCCCGGTCCACAACGTCGAGGACTATCTGGAGGACTGCCTGCGCTCGGTGGCCGAGCAGTCGGTCACCGACATCGAGGTGGTCCTCGTGGACGACGGCTCGACGGACAGCAGTACGGCCATCGCCGAGGACTTCGCCGCCCGCGACCGCCGCTTCCGCTTCGTGCGCCGCCCCAACGGGGGGCTGAGCGCGGCCCGCAACACGGGGGTGCGGCACACCACGCCGGACGTGCCGTACCTGGCGTTCGTCGACAGCGACGACATCGTCGTCCACGACGCCTACGCGCGGATGCTGGCCTCGCTGGAGTCGACCGGCTCCGACCTCGCGACCGGCAATGTGTGGCGGCTGAACGAGCAGGGTCGCCAGCAGGCCTGGCAGTACCGGTGGCTGACCGGCACCCGGGCGCGCACCCACATCAGCCGCGATCCGCGGCTGCTCGCCGACCGGGTCGCCTGGAACAAGGTGTTCCGGCGCTCCTTCTGGGACCGGCACGCCTTCACCTTCCCGGAGGGGAAGCTCTACGAGGACACCCCGGTGATGATCCCGGCGCACTACCTCGCCGGCTCGGTGGACGTGCTGCACGAGCACGTCTACTACTGGCGGGTGCGGGAGGGTTCGATCACCCGGCGTCGTACGGACGTGACCGGCGTGCGGGACCGGATCGCGGCGTGCGAGCAGGTCAGCGCGTTCCTCGCGGGCCGGGGCGGAGTGGCGAACGGCGGTGCGCGGCGCCGCTACGACCTCTCGTGCCTGCGCGACGACTTCGTGTACTTCCTGGAGGGGCTCGCCCTGGGCGGGCCCGGGTACCGGGAGGCGTTCATGGCGGACGCCGGGGCGTTCCTGGACCGGATGGAGCGGATGGACGGGGCAAGCCGCGCGGACCGGGCCGTGGCCCACGAGTTGCCGGCGGAGCTGCGGATCAAGTGGCGGCTGGTGAAGGAGCGCCGGCTTCCGGAGCTGCTGGAGGTGCTCGCCTTCGAACGGGCCAACGGCGCCGGGACGTTCACGGTCGGCGGCGTGCCGGGGCGGCGGCAGGCCGGTTTCCCCGGCATCCCGGACACCACCCGCCTGGCCCGTGCCGATCTCCCGGCCGTGGCACGGCTGCTGGAGGCGCGGTGGAGCGACGACGGGAAGCTGCGGCTGCGCGGTTACGCGTACATCCGCAATCTGCCGGCCGCGACGCCGCGCCACTCGCTGAAGGTGGGCATGGTGCGGGCGGCCGGCGGACAGCAGCTGCGGACGGTGCCGGTACGCGGCGTGCCCGCGCCCGAGGCGACCGTCGACTCCGGCCAGCAGGTGCACGGTTACGACCATTCCGGCTTCGAGATGACCCTCGACCCGCGCCGGCTGCGGCCCGGCGGCTGGCTGGTGGGCATGATGGTGGCCGCCCAGGGCACGGTCCGCCGGGTGGCGGTGCGCGCCGTGGAGGCGGGGGCCGTCCAGCCGCTCGTCCACGACCTGGGCGACGGACGGCGGGCGGTGCTCGACTACCGGGACGGGCGGCTCCGGCTGACCCTGGCGCAGCTGCCCGCCCGCTGCGAGACCCACCGCTTCGGCGAGGACCTGGAGCTGACCGGCCGGCTGTACGGGGGTGCCCGGCCGAAGGCCCTGGTGCTGACCTGCGAAGGGGTGGCGGACCAGGAGTTCGGCCACCCCGTCGAGTGCCGGCCGGACGGCCGCTTCACGGTACGGATCCCGCTCGCCGATCTCGCCGGGATGGCGGCCGCGCCACCGGCGCCGCACCGGGCGCCGCGCGAGGTCGAGCCGGAGCCCGGCGGGCGGTGGCGGGCGCGGCTGGTCATGGCCGACGGGTCCCGGGTACCGCTCGCGGCGGCCGGGGAGTCGGCTCCGCCGGTCGTGGCCGATGCGGCGGGCGAGCTGGTGCTGGACCTGAGCGGGCAGCCGTTCGTGGACGGGGCCGTGTGGACGCCGGACGGTGCGCTGCGGGTGGAGGGGGTGACCGGCGCCGGTACGGGCGTACGGCAGGACAAGGGCCCGGACCGTCTCGTCCTGCGGCACGAGGCGCTGCGCGAGACGGTGTCGGTGCCCGTCACCCACGACGAGCGGCGCGCGCGGGGAGCGCGCGGAGAGGCCCGCGAAGGGGGCGGCGGGGGGTGCCGCTTCTCCGCGTTCCTGGCGCCCTCGGTGGCGGCCGGGCTGCACGAGGGCCGCTGGGACGCCTATCTGGGCGGGCGGCCGGTCCGGGTGCTGACCTCGCTCGCCGCCCGGCTGCCGCTTCGCCGGAGCGTCCCGGTCGCCGCGGCCCCCGTGCCCGGCCGGGAGTTCGCCCTGGACCGCCGGTCCGGCGACCGGCTGACCGTACTGGCCGGACCGGTGCTCGCGCCCGCCGAACGCGGCGCGTACCGCCGGGCCGAACTGCGCGCCACGCACTATCCGGCCCGGCGCGCGATGCCGCTGCGGGACGCGGTCCTCTACACGGGCGGCGACTCGCCGCGCGCCGTCCACGCCGAACTCCTGCGCCGGGGGGTGGAGTCGGAGCACCTCTGGGTCACCGACGGAGTCCACGGACACGTCCCGCCCACCGCCGTCCCGGTCGTCGAGCACAGCGCCGCCTGGTACGAGGCGCTGGCGCGGTCCCGCCGCATCGTCACCGCCGAGCAGCTGCCCGAGTGGTTCGAGCGCCGCCCCGGCCAGACCGTCGTGCAGACCTGGCACGGCACCCCGCTCGGCCGCTTCGGCACGGATCTGGACGGCACCCTGTACGCCGACCACCAGCAGCTCGCCACGCTGGCGCACCGCTCGGCCCAGTGGTCCGTCCTGGTCTCCCCCAGCAGCCACTCCACCCCGCTGCTGCGGCGCGCGCTCGGGTACCGGGGCGAGGTCCTGGAGGCGGGCTCCCCCGCCAACGATCTGCTCTTCTCGGCCGACCGCGCCAAGACCGCGGAGCGGGTACGGCACAGGCTCGGCATCCCGGACGGCCGCCGGGTCGTGCTGTACGCGCCGACCTACCGCGACCAGCTGGCCCACCCCTCCGGCACCGACGAGCGGCCCCGCTACCGCTGGGACCCGGCGCTCGACCCGGCCGCACTGGCGCGGTCCATCGGTGACGTCCACACGGTGCTGGTGCGCCGCCATCCCCGGGTGACCGGGAGCGTGCCGCAGCGGCCGGGCGTACGCGACGTGTCGGCGCACCCGGACACCGCGGAGCTGCTGCTGATCGCCGATGTGCTGGTCACGGACTACGCGGGCCTGATGTTCGACTTCGCGCACACGGGCCGCCCGATGCTCTTCCACACCTACGACCTGGAGCACTACCGCGACACGGTGCGCGGGTTCTGCCTGGACTTCGAGACCCGGGCGCCGGGCCCGCTGCTCGCCGACGCGGACGAGATCGCGGTGTGCCTGCGGGACACGGGCACCCTGGACGCCTCGTCGGCGCAGCACGCGGCGGCGTACGAGAGCTTCCGCCGGGACTTCTGCGACCTGGACGACGGCGGGGCGGCCGCCCGGGTCGCGAACCGGCTGCTGGCCGAGGGGTAG